AACAGAAAGGTCAACAACGGCTCATCAGGAAGTCTAGCTCATCAAAAAATCGACCTCATTAGAAGGGTGAAGGTTGAGCTCATGAAAAAGCCAACCTCAACAGAAAGGTCAATAGTGGCTCATCAGAAAATCTAGCTCATCAAAAAACCGACCTCATCAAGAAGTCTAGCTTATCAAAAAACCGACCTCATTAGAACCCTAGCTCATCAAGAAGCCTAGCTTATCAAAAAGCCAACCTTATTAGAAGGATGAAAGCTGAGCTCATGAAAAAGACGACCTCAATAGAAAGGCTCATCAAGAGGTAAGACACCCAATCTCCAGAttagacttcaataaaaattcaaTCTCCGGATTGGTAGAGCCTCTAGAGGTAcagatggagataagatctctccaAATCCAATCTCCGAATTGGTAGAGCCTTGAGAGGTACAAATGAAAATAAGATCTCTCCAAATCTAATATCTGAATTGGTAGAGCTCTGAGAGGCacaaatggagataagatctccttaaTTCCAATCTTCGAATTGGTAGAGCCTTGAGAGGCacaaatggagataagatctctccaAATCTAATCTCCGGATTGATAAAATCCTGAGAGGCataaatggagataagatctcccaaATACCGATCTACGGATCGAGGTTATTTTTTAGCTCATATAAATACCGATCTTAGGATCGAAATTATCTTTCAGCTCATATAAATACCGACctcaagattgaggttatcttgaAAATACTAACCTTAGGGTCGAGGTTATCTTTTAGTTCATATAAATATCGATCTCAGGATCGAAATTATCTTTCAGCTCATATAAATATTGACATCAAGATCGAGGTTATCTTGAAAATACCGACCTATGGATCGAGGTTATCTTGGATTTCTATCAGATACCGACCACAAGATTGAGGTTATATTTCAGCTTATATAAATACCGACCTCCCGATTGAGGTTATCTTTTTAGCTCTACAAAATACCGACTTCAGGATTGAGGCTATCCTGCAAAATATCGATCTCCCATACTTAAAATTTAGAAAATCTTCAAAAGTATTATCAATGAAAAATACTCCAATGAGCTTATTCTTGCATATTATCTTCTAATTTATGAAAATCTAATCTCCGGATTGGTAGAGCCTAAAAGGACACAAATGGAGATAAAATCTCTCCAAATCCAATCTTCAGATTGGTAGAGCTTCGAGAGGCACAAACAAAGATAAGATCTCCCAAATATCGATCTACGGATCGATATCATCTTTCAGCTCATATAAATACCGACCTCAAAGTCGAACTTATTTTGATATTCTATCAAATACAGATCTTCAGATCGAAGTTATCTTGAAATTCTATTATTGATCTCCGGATCAAAGTTATCTTGAAATTCTATTATTGATCTTCAGATCGAAGTTATCTTGAAATTCTATTATTGATCTTCAGATCGAGGTTATTTTGAAGTTCTATTAAATACTGATCTTCAGATTGAGGATATCTTCCGATATACTCAAGGTTACAAGTAGTACACTTTAAAAACTAAATGATATAAATTTGCCACCtcgaacaagctgaaaacttattttttgggttacttttttcatccaaaataaatttttaggacTCAGAAGTGGGGGGTAAGTGTTATGGGGGATCTCAGTTTATAAGAAAGCCAatctgaattggaggttgagctcATATAAAGTCGATCTGAATTAGAAGCTGAGCTCATAAGAAAGTCGACCTGAATTGGAGGCTAAATTCACATAAAGCCGACTTGAACTAGAGGCTGAGCTCATAAGAAAGCCAATCTGAACCGAAGGCTGAGCTCATCAAAAAGCTGAATGCCATCCTGACTCATCTCAGCTCATATAAATATTGATCTGACTCATCTCAACTCATATGAATATCGACCTGAAGCAAAGTATTGCATATATTCGAAACATCCAAAGTCTCATATGATACTTGATCTCACTTCGATATTTTACCGAGGTCAACTATTACATTAAATAGCCACAACCATTCTGTGAAAGCTGGCCACGATCTCACATACAGCCATACTACAACTCATTTCCAGCTAGCATATACAACTAAATATGACCTCACTTCCAGCTAATATATATAGCTATGCTCTAGCTTATATACAACTGGCCTCTAATGGCCTAATAAACTCCTCCAACGGTCTAACAAATTCTCTAACGGTCTCATCAGCCCATCTATAAATAAAAGGCCAAGAGATCCTCTATATAAGTTATGACTTCCAGATTCTGGGCTCATATTAGAGTGAGACTCTATCGATGGAAATTTTGCCAGTTCTCCAATAAGAACTCTAGTTCTCATCCAGTCCAAATTTTCGAATTCCTCACCAATTTTTCTGCTTTCTATTTTACTTTTTTCATCTTTTGTTCTGGAGATTTGAATTGATTTGAGCATcgaagaatcaaaaattaaaaaatttttatctgattctttgatttattttataatttttttgatttattttataatttttttgaagacttACCGTATTGGAttgctatattttttttcatcgtggCTTCTTCTGATCTCCTTATCTCATATTTTGAGTTTTAGTACGGAGACAAAGCTAGGGAAATATCGTACGAGGCAACCAATAACGCAACAAATCTAATgcaaaaaaacaaaaacagaTGTATGCGCATTGTTATTgtcgttatttttttatttaacagcTTATGGAAGTCGATCGATTGGACGGCCCAGATTTTTTGTTCTTCATCCGTAACCCAATCCAGCTGCGCAAGAGTTAGCGGAGCACCGGCAAAACCCTAACGCTAACTTCCGAGACTATATCAACGTTCTAAATTGCTCTTGGCTCAAGTTCTCTTCCGGACGCGGCGGCTTCCCTTCCTCCCGAGGCTTCGAATCCCGAAACCCTAGTAGAACTACTTACTGCGAGAGATGGTAATTTACAGATCGCTACTCCAACGGCGTCTTTTttaatcttcttcttttgatttccCTTTCGCTTGATCTCTTTTCTGTTCTGTCGTTCGCAGGCGCCGAAGAAGGACAAGGCCCCGCCGCCGTCCTCGAAGCCCGCCAAGTCCGGCGGAGGAAAGCAGAAGAAAAAGGTAATCTCCATCCATTTAGGCTTCGTTTGTTGATGATTTATGTTGTCGTCGATCGGTTTTTGGGACCTTGTTCGTgaagataattatttttttttgggatttATGCTAGATTAAAGATCGGGTTTTGTGTCTGGATCTAAAGATTTGTTAGGGTTTTGGTCGCAGAAATGGAGCAAGGGAAAGCAGAAGGAGAAGGTGAACAATGCGGTTCTCTTCGATCAGGCGACCTATGATAAGATGCTCTCCGAGGTTCCCAAGTACAAGCAGATCACTCCCTCGGTGTTGTCCGAGAGATTAAGGGTATCTGTCCCATTCgacttccttttttctttcttccattCCCTGTTAGATGCTTGTTGTATTCACTAATTAATTTATTTCCTGTGAGGCTGAATCGCCTATATTTGTTTGCTTTCTGTGGATTCTTGGATCGGTTACCTGATATCTGTTATCAACTTATAGGTGGAAAAGTAAAATAACTATTTTGTCTGTATACTTTGTGAGATTTCATTGTTTCATTAAATTTTGGTTTTTATGCTTACGACATGGTAAATATTGTAGCTATATGGAGGGCTTATTTCTGTTACCCATTTTGTCTTGTAGTCGAGGAGTAACTACTTAAGCATTTGCAAGATATTCTTTCCtctaattttatgatttttgattgatggagCTTCTGCATTATTTGGGAATgcctatttttcatattgaagatgggcattatccttaagggccgttcctttttttttttttgctggtttGCTTGAGACAAGTCTTGGgggtatcatttttttttattggctTTTATTATTACATGTAAAATGAAGCTTCTCATTGCTGGTTTCAGCATAAGCTTACATAGCTCCTGTATGTGAAGTGTGCTTTTTGGTGTTCATTACTTTGAAGTCTAGGAGAGATTGGTATATGATGCTATTTTCATGTGTTTCCTATTGATATAAATGTGTCATGGGAACATCTAGTTGACTTCTTTTTTACAATGATGTGGTAGATGTTATCAGGGTGAAAATATGTTTGATATGGATACTAGTGCAGGTAAGATAGGACCAACAACATATGAAAAATTCTCTTTGTTTGTTGACATGGCCTCTAATTTTAAGCATGTGTGACCCATCTGAGCTTGGCAATGTTTGATGTGCGCTAATCATGTTGACCCTGCCAACTAGTTTACCAATGATCCCAATCACTGGATCTATGCCGTCATGATTGCTGCCCCTTATGGATTTTTCAGAAAGCACCGAACGAGTTTATGAGATTTGTTTGATCCTTACTAATATAAACAAGTGGTTTAATTACCTGAAATTTTGCATCGATGCCTATAAGTTCCATCAAACGTACCAGTCATTCTTGACATAATGACGTATACGTCACATTTAGGCAAACTTCCCACATTATGTAAAAATTTGCAAGGAATTTCTTCTTTCCTGTCTCGAGCAATGTCTATCTGCTTCTTGTAAGGAGTTGTGTTCCTTCCCCTTTGAATTCACTTTGTGCCTGCTTGGCTTCACCTCCATCATTGTTTGCTATCTGATATGTGTAATTGGAGTAGGTTGATTGGAGGATTCTTGTTTGTCATGAGATGGATAGGGTCAAGAGGTGACAGAATATTGTGGTTGGGCTCTTGGGAGGGTAATAAATAAATGTGAGTGCAGAAGTAGTTTTCTAGTGTTGGCAAATGAATGGTTAGTTTCTGGCTTAAGTGTTTTGCTAATGTGCAACAAAAttgttttttaataaattattgcCTTAATGTTTTAGAAAAATGTGGAAAACAAAGTGAGTCACTATTAATCTATATCAGAAAGGTAGGTTATGGGGCTATATTCTTACTTGTGCAGTTAATATAAAGTTTTGAAAAACAGAGAATTTTCACATGGAAGTCTATGCTTTCATAGCTTtgattctgttttttttttttttaacttaaatgGAACATAAGATAGAAATACTTAAACAAAGTAACATCCTCCTTTTTGGAATCTGGTTGAGGGTTGCAGGTTTTATTGTTTCTGTTCTTGTGATCATATTAAGAGCACCGTTATGATTTTCTTGTCTGGTCACATTCAGTTTTTTCAAAACACTTCCTTATTTCTTAATCGTGTGGCAACATGAAGCCTCCATCTAGGGTAAGGTACCTACTTCAAAACACCTTGAAAACTCAAACGCTCACCTGCTTCCTTTGTGCTTCTTTATCAGAAGTGTTTTAAGAATATCATTTCCATGTACCTGCAACCATTCTAACTCTCACGCTTGCTCCCAATTTTGGCTACTAGGCTTACAATCctccctctttcttcctcttctcctctctccttcTTCGAACCTTTTCTCATCCAtactattttttattatgtacTCTAAATTTGTTACTATGTTCCATTCTCTAATTATGTGGCCTTACTCTTCTGAAGTCTTGTTACGAATAACTGGATCCCTTCATCAATTTTTCAGTATAACCTGATTTCACGAGAGCTCTCTCTTCTATTATCTGATTGTGTACTTGGTGTTCCTTTTCTCTCTTCTGTTCTCAATTATGTGTATTGTATTTCATATCTCCTTTCCAACCTATAATGTGTATGGTCAGGTATTTTTTTTGTATCATGTAGCATGCTAGTATGGTGTTTGAATGCCTGATTTCATACACTTCTCATGAAACTGGCAAGCTTCTGTTGTTTGTGCTAAATTTTCAATCATTTTTTGTGTAAATCTTGTCCTGGGACCATGAAGATTAGATCATTGTTGTCTTTTAGGTGTCGTATGTTGCTGTTGGTTTCAATTTATAATCTTTTATCATATCCATTATCATTGTTCCTACAAATTCTCCATAACTCAAACATGGTAAGTGAATCTATTTTGCGCTTCGATGTCATTAAGTCGCACCTTACTGTTATTATTCACCCAGCTTATATTCACATCCTGTTGTTTATTGTACCACCAACACCACATAGCATTCATTGCAAAGAAATAAAAAGTTCACCTTATtgtatcattaatttttattttgactagTGGAAATTTTATACTGATTCTTTTACTAATGTGATTCCCTGTCGCAGACTCTTATTCAATAAGGAAACAGCATTATTCTAAGATTCTTTTTGTTCTTTCCAGATCAATGGATCATTGGCCAGAAGAGCTATCAAGGATTTAATGGCCAGGGGTTCCATCAGGATGGTATCAGCACATGCCAGTCAGCAGATCTACACAAGAGCAACCAATACCTGACAGGGTTTTCGTTGATATAGTTATCTAGGATGATGAATCCTTTCTGGTTTCCTTGGGTGGGTCTGGTTTCTTTTTCCTGGTGCAGTGACTCAATTAATTTTGTGATGCTTCGGTTAGAGCGCAAGGATTCTTCTTTATTATGAAGTTAAAATTTTGTTATTAGCTATTCCGACTATGATGCTTTTGGTAGTTAAAGATCAATTATGTGCTGTAATTTAGCTTTACCTAATTTGGTGCTTCCTTTTAAGATGTCGAGTAGATTGACATACAGAAATGTTGTAAGccttttttttcagatttaaagGCTGCTGGAATTTACAGCATCATTTGGCTCAGATCAACTTGATTGATACATCAATCGTTGAACATGGTGTGAAGAAAAATCAGCTCCGAAGCTAATTGCTGATCTGTTGCTTGGAGGTTGACAGAAGCTAAAAATGTTTGAGATCTGATAACAGCAAATGGATTATAGTA
The sequence above is a segment of the Elaeis guineensis isolate ETL-2024a chromosome 7, EG11, whole genome shotgun sequence genome. Coding sequences within it:
- the LOC105049038 gene encoding small ribosomal subunit protein eS25; translated protein: MAPKKDKAPPPSSKPAKSGGGKQKKKKWSKGKQKEKVNNAVLFDQATYDKMLSEVPKYKQITPSVLSERLRINGSLARRAIKDLMARGSIRMVSAHASQQIYTRATNT